A single region of the Lycium barbarum isolate Lr01 chromosome 2, ASM1917538v2, whole genome shotgun sequence genome encodes:
- the LOC132628867 gene encoding protein PELPK1-like, with protein MGSQMKKQWLQFACAFAFFLIATCTTAYSPYSDKPPVPTYSKVPTTVAKSDDYKVPSVPKQDYEAPSLSKNDYYKKPSVPEDNYKKVPSVPKQDYKAASLPKNDYYKKPSVPKNNYKKVPSLPKMDYKVPSVPQSEYKAPSLPKSDYYKKPSVPEDNYKKVPSVPKSSNYKVPSMPKHEYKLPLVPKQEYKAPSLPKNDYYKKPSVPENNYKKVPSVPKSSDYKVPSIPKQEYKAPSMPKPEYKVPSLPKNDYHKKPSVPEDNYKKVPSVPKANNYKVPSVPKLEYKVPSLPKNNYNKKPSPSPPPPYYYNLPPPPSPSPPPPYY; from the coding sequence ATGGGGAGCCAAATGAAGAAGCAATGGCTTCAATTTGCTTGTGCTTTCgcatttttcttgattgcaacaTGCACTACGGCATATTCACCTTATTCTGATAAACCTCCAGTTCCAACATACAGTAAAGTACCAACCACAGTAGCCAAAAGTGATGATTACAAGGTACCTTCAGTGCCTAAACAGGACTATGAGGCACCATCTTTGTCAAAGAATGATTACTACAAGAAGCCATCAGTTCCAGAAGATAACTACAAAAAAGTGCCATCAGTGCCTAAACAGGATTACAAGGCGGCATCTTTGCCAAAGAATGATTATTACAAGAAACCATCAGTTCCAAAAAATAATTACAAGAAGGTACCCTCATTGCCTAAAATGGACTACAAGGTGCCCTCAGTGCCTCAATCGGAATACAAGGCGCCATCTTTGCCAAAGAGTGATTACTATAAAAAGCCATCAGTTCCAGAAGATAACTACAAGAAGGTACCATCTGTTCCAAAAAGTAGCAACTACAAGGTTCCCTCAATGCCTAAACATGAATACAAGTTGCCCTTAGTGCCTAAACAGGAATACAAGGCACCATCTTTACCAAAAAATGATTACTACAAAAAGCCATCGGTTCCAGAAAATAACTACAAGAAGGTACCATCTGTTCCAAAAAGCAGTGATTACAAGGTGCCCTCAATACCTAAACAGGAATACAAGGCTCCCTCAATGCCTAAACCGGAATATAAGGTGCCATCTTTGCCGAAAAACGACTATCACAAGAAGCCATCAGTTCCAGAAGATAACTACAAGAAAGTGCCATCAGTTCCAAAAGCTAACAACTACAAGGTACCCTCAGTACCTAAACTGGAATACAAAGTTCCTTCTTTACCAAAGAATAACTACAACAAGAAACCATCGCCTTCTCCTCCACCACCTTACTACTACAATTTACCCCCTCCTCCTTCTCCATCACCACCTCCTCCATATTATTAA
- the LOC132627092 gene encoding uncharacterized protein LOC132627092 has protein sequence MSLACLVCHSVESPSQSFRSYSVSSSDNDGRCSAIANCLIKKISLGHPAANGGITTSKVTPQPTDTSNGITGAPRLVRSRAVRRDIVRDWNFDEVALER, from the coding sequence ATGAGTCTGGCATGTCTGGTATGCCATAGTGTAGAAAGCCCATCACAGTCCTTCAGAAGTTACTCAGTTTCAAGTTCTGACAATGATGGAAGATGTTCTGCGATTGCCAATTGCTTGATCAAGAAGATATCGCTTGGCCACCCTGCTGCAAATGGCGGCATCACAACCTCTAAAGTGACCCCTCAGCCTACTGATACGAGTAATGGTATAACGGGGGCCCCGCGGCTCGTTAGAAGCCGTGCTGTGAGGAGGGATATAGTCAGAGACTGGAACTTTGATGAGGTTGCGTTGGAGCGTTAG
- the LOC132627093 gene encoding transcription termination factor MTERF4, chloroplastic-like, translated as MTSTILRRNQSLKTILTNPKDSFFKPILKPYKNPQTPCTYFSWTNPKDSFFKTILKPYKNPQTPYTYFPGVLNQIAFSTNSSKFPEYEMPTVTWGVIQGRKEKLVSRVIICDYLKSIGIIPDELEELELPSTVEVMRERVEFLQKIGLTVDDINEYPLILGCSVRKNIIPVLTYLEKIGLQRSKLGEFVKNYPQCLHASVVVELVPVIKFLRGLDVEKQDIGYVLMKYPELLGFKLEGTMSTSVAYLVSIGVNPRDIGPMVTQYPYFLGMRVGTMIKPLVDYLVSLGLPKKILARMLEKRAYLLGYDVEETVKPNVNCLLSFGLRKETLPSVIAQFPQILGLPLKAKLSSQQYFFNLKLKIDPDGFARVIEKMPQIVSLHQHVIMKPVEFLLARGFSTADVAKMIVKCPQLVALQVGLMKNSFYFFKNDMGRPMEELLDFPDYFTYSLESRIKPRYQRLQSKGIRCSLAWFLNCSDQRFEERLYGDYIEPESSGPSFYMGGKLELPGNEIVSEEEDDSDDETLYRRTVSL; from the coding sequence ATGACCTCAACAATATTAAGAAGAAACCAATCCTTAAAAACAATACTCACAAACCCCAAAGATTCATTTTTTAAGCCAATCCTTAAACCCTACAAAAACCCTCAAACCCCATGTACTTATTTCTCTTGGACAAACCCAAAAGACTCATTTTTTAAAACAATCCTTAAACCCTACAAAAATCCTCAAACCCCATATACATACTTCCCTGGAGTACTTAACCAAATAGCCTTTTCAACGAATTCATCGAAATTCCCAGAATATGAAATGCCAACAGTAACATGGGGTGTAATCCAAGGACGTAAGGAAAAATTAGTGTCACGTGTTATAATCTGTGATTACTTGAAAAGTATAGGAATAATCCCTGATGAATTAGAGGAGTTAGAATTACCTTCCACTGTTGAAGTTATGCGCGAACGCGTTGAGTTTTTGCAGAAAATTGGTCTGACAGTTGATGATATTAATGAATATCCGTTGATTCTTGGTTGTAGTGTGAGGAAAAATATAATTCCTGTTTTGACATACTTGGAGAAAATTGGTCTTCAAAGGTCTAAGCTTGGTGAGTTTGTTAAGAATTACCCTCAATGTTTACATGCTAGTGTTGTCGTAGAGCTTGTTCCGGTTATTAAATTTTTACGAGGTCTTGATGTTGAGAAACAAGATATTGGGTATGTTTTGATGAAATATCCTGAGCTGTTAGGGTTTAAACTCGAGGGGACGATGAGTACTTCAGTTGCTTATTTGGTTAGTATAGGGGTTAATCCGAGGGATATAGGGCCGATGGTAACGCAATATCCGTATTTTCTTGGAATGAGAGTTGGGACGATGATTAAACCACTTGTGGATTATTTGGTTTCGTTGGGTTTGCCGAAGAAAATATTGGCGAGGATGTTGGAGAAACGAGCTTATTTACTTGGTTATGATGTTGAAGAGACGGTGAAACCAAATGTAAATTGCTTACTCAGTTTTGGACTTAGGAAGGAAACTTTGCCTTCTGTTATTGCACAATTTCCACAAATTCTTGGTTTGCCTTTGAAAGCTAAGCTATCGTCGCAACAGTATTTCTTTAACTTAAAGCTCAAGATTGATCCTGATGGTTTTGCTCGAGTTATCGAGAAGATGCCACAAATTGTCAGCCTACACCAGCACGTGATAATGAAACCGGTAGAGTTCCTTCTTGCACGGGGATTTTCAACGGCTGATGTGGCAAAGATGATTGTAAAATGTCCTCAGTTAGTTGCTTTACAAGTTGGCCTCATGAAAAATAGTTTTTACTTCTTCAAGAATGATATGGGCAGACCAATGGAAGAACTTTTGGACTTTCCGGACTACTTCACATATAGCTTGGAATCGAGAATCAAGCCCAGGTACCAACGGTTGCAAAGCAAGGGAATCAGATGTTCTTTGGCTTGGTTTCTCAATTGTAGTGACCAACGATTTGAAGAGAGATTGTATGGTGATTATATAGAGCCTGAAAGTTCTGGTCCGTCATTTTATATGGGTGGGAAGTTAGAGCTACCCGGCAATGAGATTGTATCAGAAGAGGAAGATGACAGTGATGATGAAACACTATATAGACGCACTGTCTCCTTATAG
- the LOC132627091 gene encoding probable arabinosyltransferase ARAD2, whose protein sequence is MMPFKNITTRSPSPCSIPSLFISLSILTILPLSLFFFHSSSIPNPQIKNLQTSSNSIKVYIPDLPRSLNYGLLEKYWSLNQDSRIGSEVDNEIRKTHVLKSSRKFLPYPENPIIKQYSAEYWILGDLVTPESLKIGSFAKRVFSVEEADVIFVPFFATLSAEMQLIVNKGVFRKKEGNGDYERQRMVVDFLKKTEAWKRSGGRDHVFVITDPVAMWHVKAEVAPAVLLVVDFGGWYKLDSKASNDSSSSDTIHHTQVSLLKDVIVPYTHLLPRLPLSENQKRETLLYFKGAKHRHRGGIVREKLWDLLINEPRIVMEEGFPNATGKEQSIKGMRTSEFCLHPAGDTPTSCRLFDAIQSLCIPVIVSDNIELPFEGMVDYSEFSVFVAVSDALQPSWLVNHLRSYSDEQKDTFRRNMARVQPIFEYENGQPGGIGPISPDGAINYIWKKVHQKLPMIKEAIIREKRKPPGVSVPLRCHCS, encoded by the exons ATGATGCCATTCAAGAACATCACCACACGTTCACCTTCACCTTGTAGTATCCCATCTCTCTTCATTTCCCTATCTATACTCACCATTTTACcactctctcttttctttttccattCCTCATCAATCCCAAATCCACAAATCAAGAACCTTCAAACATCATCCAATTCCATTAAAGTTTACATACCAGATCTTCCAAGATCTCTCAACTATGGCCTATTAGAAAAATACTGGTCTTTAAATCAAGATTCAAGAATTGGGAGTGAAGTGGATAATGAAATAAGAAAAACCCATGTTCTTAAAAGTTCAAGAAAGTTCCTTCCTTATCCAGAAAACCCAATAATTAAACAGTATAGTGCTGAGTATTGGATCTTGGGTGATTTAGTGACACCTGAAAGTTTAAAAATTGGATCTTTTGCTAAAAGGGTGTTTAGTGTTGAGGAAGCTGATGTgatttttgttcctttttttgcAACATTGAGTGCTGAGATGCAGTTGATTGTGAATAAAGGTGTGTTTAGGAAGAAAGAAGGGAATGGGGATTATGAGAGACAAAGAATGGTTGTGGATTTTTTGAAGAAAACTGAGGCTTGGAAACGATCTGGTGGACGTGATCATGTGTTTGTTATTACTG ACCCTGTTGCAATGTGGCATGTGAAGGCTGAGGTTGCTCCAGCTGTTCTCCTGGTGGTTGATTTTGGTGGGTGGTACAAGCTTGACTCTAAAGCGTCTAATGACAGCTCATCATCTGACACGATACACCACACTCAAGTTTCATTGCTGAAGGATGTAATTGTGCCTTATACTCATCTACTTCCCCGTTTGCCCTTATCTGAAAACCAGAAACGAGAAACTCTTCTTTACTTCAAAGGAGCTAAACATAGGCATCGG GGAGGCATCGTTCGGGAAAAGCTATGGGACTTGCTAATAAATGAACCCAGAATAGTGATGGAGGAAGGCTTTCCAAATGCAACTGGAAAGGAACAGTCTATAAAGGGAATGAGAACTTCAGAGTTCTGCTTGCACCCTGCAGGGGACACACCAACCTCATGCCGACTTTTTGATGCCATTCAAAGTCTTTGTATTCCTGTCATTGTTAGCGACAACATTGAGCTGCCATTTGAGGGGATGGTGGATTATTCAGAATTTTCGGTGTTTGTTGCAGTTAGTGATGCCCTGCAGCCAAGTTGGCTCGTGAACCATCTTAGGAGCTACTCCGACGAGCAAAAGGATACGTTTCGCCGTAATATGGCTAGGGTACAGCCCATTTTTGAGTATGAAAATGGTCAACCAGGTGGTATTGGTCCTATATCTCCCGATGGTGCTATTAATTACATATGGAAAAAGGTTCACCAAAAACTGCCCATGATTAAAGAAGCTATTATCCGTGAGAAGAGGAAACCTCCTGGTGTCTCAGTTCCGCTTCGTTGCCATTGTTCTTGA